Proteins from a single region of Punica granatum isolate Tunisia-2019 chromosome 8, ASM765513v2, whole genome shotgun sequence:
- the LOC116187190 gene encoding germin-like protein subfamily 1 member 14 yields MKLFVVLLVCAFAISSSFASDPSPLQDICVAIREPKDAVFVNGKFCKNPNLTVADDFFFQGLNVPRNTDNKVGSFITGVDANLISGLNTLGVSVARVDFAPYGVNPPHLHPHSSEVLMCMEGELYVGFVLSNVLGNRFITKVLKPGDLFVFPLGMIHFQLNIGKTPAVAFASFGSQNPGFITVGNAVFGANPPIDPEVLIKAFPLDKKTVDYLQSQLWYNNHN; encoded by the exons ATGAAGCTCTTTGTAGTCCTTCTCGTGTGTGCTTTCGCGATCTCTAGCAGCTTTGCATCTGATCCTAGTCCACTTCAGGACATTTGTGTGGCTATAAGAGAGCCCAAAGATGCTG TGTTTGTGAATGGAAAATTCTGCAAGAATCCGAATCTTACAGTCGCAGATGATTTCTTCTTCCAAGGGCTCAACGTTCCCCGAAATACTGATAATAAGGTCGGGTCCTTTATCACTGGTGTCGATGCTAACTTGATTTCGGGTCTCAACACTTTAGGGGTTTCTGTGGCCCGCGTCGACTTTGCCCCTTATGGCGTGAACCCACCCCACCTCCACCCTCATTCCTCTGAGGTCCTCATGTGCATGGAGGGTGAGCTCTATGTTGGGTTCGTCTTATCGAACGTGCTCGGAAACAGGTTCATCACCAAAGTTCTGAAGCCTGGGGACTTGTTTGTCTTCCCATTAGGGATGATTCACTTCCAGCTCAACATAGGGAAGACCCCGGCAGTCGCATTCGCAAGCTTTGGCAGCCAAAATCCAGGTTTTATAACAGTTGGTAATGCGGTGTTTGGAGCTAACCCACCAATTGACCCTGAGGTCTTGATCAAGGCATTCCCGTTGGACAAGAAAACTGTAGATTATCTCCAATCCCAGTTATGGTACAACAACCACAATTAA